CAGTTCCATTCTCAATTGCAGCTCTTGAAGCAGCTTCTTGCTGCCACATTTCTGAAAGTGCTTCTTCCAACCTGACCTTTGCTGCATCTATCCCTACAATAGGGAGAGGATAATTTGATCCCAGCTCAATACCAGCAGCTTGAAGTACAGATCCAGGTGCATTCCATGGGTGGTGTATCCATTCAGTTGGTAGCCTAGCAAGTTCAGGAAGCCACCGGCGTGCGTATTCTCCATTTGGGTCAAATTTGTAACCCTCAAACTGTGAACAATCAATGAGTAACTAAGACATTTTTCGAACAAGTCCAAATTAAGAAAAGATGAGTAGGAGATATGCATAAATTAAACTGTAATACCATAGTTGCATCAATTAGTTATGCAATACAGAAAGGCAgcttataaaaattacaatgtcTCATCCGCACCTGTGGATTATCTATGCGATCAAACTCCCGGCCATCTGGGAGAGTGCCGGTTATGTATTGCCAACCAAGAGCATCACTCTCTAAATCTGCATCCAATAGGGTATCCCAAAAATACTTCATTCCCCATCTCCACGGAAGTTGTAGAACCTTCACAAAGAAACTAGCAACAACCACTCGTATACGATCATGCAGCCAACCAGTGGCCCACAATTCTCTCATCCCAGCATCAACTAATGGATAACCTGTTCTGCCTTGTCTCCATGCCTTAAAATAGCCTTCGTCCACGACCCAAGGGAAGAACTTAAGGTGCCCAAGAAGAGGCCTTTCATGACTGTAAGGATGGTTGAAACTCAAGTATCTTGAATATTCCCTAAGACCAATTGACTTGAGAAACAAGTTTACACTCTCTTCGCCAGCCTTGTTCCCTTCATTTGCCCACAGAACCTGCTTTATGCGAACAAGATGGAAGACTTTTCTCACACTCACCTCCCCAAAATGCAAGTGCGGAGAGAGAAATGAGGTCGTAGCGCTATCAGCCTTCCTACGATTCTTAGAGTACTCAATTAATGGTCCATTAATGAAAGTTGTCAGAGCCCTATCAGCATTGCTCCATCCAGGTGACCATGCTCTGGCAAGAAGTGCATTGCTTCCTTTCTCCGATTCATCTTCAAATACCAGCATCTCTGAAGGGCATCTAGATGCATCACCTGAAAGAAAGCAATAAATAGGTGAAAGCAGATTGGAGAGGACAAAAATTACCTGCCAGAACATAGGAAAATATAGAATAATCCTGTAGAAGAAGAGCATGCTGCGGATAATATATGCACAGAAGATAGAAAATAGAACATAGAGTTGAAGATGTTGAATAGGACTGCTGTTAATGTTCTGATATCAAATTCTCATTATGATTGCAGAAGGGAAGCATGGTGGCAAGTCCTGTGTAGAAAAGCCTACCTTGTGAGCAGCTAGAAATCCAGTTTTAGAGCGCTCTGGCAGTTAGATAATACATACATAATGTTTCTCATGAGGACTGTATGATTAAATAAGATATAGCACGAGTGCTtgcattttcttgttttattaatGTTTCCGATGTTTGACAAGGCATTCTCTCAAATCACAAACATAAAAATGGGGCACCATCAAAAAGAAAGGTTTgaaagaagacatacccgaaaTAATCCTCTTAGGCGGGAGAAGTGGAGCCTCTGGATCAAAAGGCATGCTGAGGCATCTATCCCAGAAAGTAGCAAAGGTTGTGAAGGGACGGCCTTGGGCATCATTAACATCCCATGGTTCATAAAGTAAATCTGCATTAAAAGATCTTACAGCAATACCTTGAGCAGTCAAAACCTCCTTCGCCTGATGATCCCTAACCAGCGACAGGGGATctgaaaaacaataattgaGAGTAAAAGCTGAATTGGCAACAAATGTTGAAATGAAAGACAGTGAATTGCCACTTGATGCACTGGGAATTTCCAACTTCTGTTGGAATGAAAAATAGATAAGGAAATGATGAATTGCCATCGTATGTTGGGATGAAAGGCTCGTAGATTGCAATTAATGCAGTGGATGCACGTGTCACAAACTCAAGAAAGACTCGAATCAACAAAACTAGATTAGCAAAGGCCCTTCCtactaaattaatttgaagggaGTTCAAATAGAAACTGACCAATCTAAATATACAAAGGGAACCATATACAAACTGCTGAAAAGAAAATGGGTAGAGTAGAATCACATGGTTATGGGATGCCCCATAGCATTCATGACAATTTATATCACCACAGAAGCAATTACTCAATAATCAATTAGTCAATGAAAACAAATGTATAATCAAAACTTCAATAAATCCGTCGCAAGAGACTATTCCAATCCACACGAACTTCAAGCAATAATCATGGAATTATTTATCGATCACAACACAATAATCCAAATCCCAATAATACCAGAAAATTCTACAACGGGAAAGTGAACAAAAAAGGAACGAAAACATCGAAACCCAAAAAGGATTTGCTAACAgaatattatattatgaagATTCAATCAAACCACACGATCCCCAAACCCCATGGAAcaaaagtaataatttaaaacaaagtcTAACGAAAAGATAGATAGAGACCAACCATATAAGTGGTTGAAGAAGAGCTGAGTAGCCCCAGTAGATTTGATAACCTCAAGAAGAGTAGAAACACTATCAGTTGATCTCTTAGTAACAAGAGAAGTACCAAGACTCCTTAAAGAAGAGTCAAGATGAGCCAAACTTTGTTTAAGCCACCACCTTGAGACCCTACCAGGATAATAATGGCCTTCCTCTTCAGGTGCCCACACAAACACTGCAACAACCGCACCTGCTCTTACACCAGCTGCAAGTGCTGGGTTATCTTCTACCCTTAGATCTCTCCTGAACCAAACTATACTACAGCCACCACCTGACATCTCTCTCtaagaggaagagaaaagagaaaaatagtcactttctctttctctttgctATATCAGTTACTGTATGCCATATCGACTTTTCCTGTTTTGCTGCCTTCTTTAGAAGCTCACCTACAATTTGCTGTTAATGATATTATCCTTTCTGCTTCTGGGTTATACTTTTTCGATGCtatgagaggagagagaaactaTTATCTCTTGTTATCTTTTTATCATTGCTAAATATAGCTCCAAATTTAGTGggtgataataattttatgttattattttcatttttctttgacttttaataataattatgtgcTTATGAAATGAATCTGTCCCTtttataacattattattatacatataaAGTAAATGATATTTTACTGTATAAATGGTacagttgaattttttttttattttttattgtaacgGGGTACTGTGTCTATTGTTTGTATCTGTATAGTTTTCAGAAATCTACAGTTTTTCcgtttcttttttagaaaacacgttttttttatttttattttattttatatttttattatatttattttttttcatatttttttatttaaaaaaatatattattttttataccattctttttattcttatttttattcttttgtaatttattattttgatttttttatttacacttttcttagaaaaattattatacaaattctaagaaaattgtattttaatgtaACAATcgtaacattattttatttttttattacgttaaaaataagtttgagatttttatatatttttattaacatatataattttcattatattctattatatataagtattgattttttttatttatagttatattttttattcattgtcaacaaatatattaataacacatttttaatttatttgtattaaaaaaataaattatttaacctGCAACTAGAAGAATTGAATAGATCATGTGAAAGTTGCTGCGTTCGTCTAGCTTGATTTTCTAGGgttaatttttagataattgGTCCAACCGATGGAGTCAAtcatttgtgtaattttttaatatcacgAGTTTTTGGTCTTGTTGCTTGCAGGCCGTCGCCCCTTGTAGGGAGAGAGAGGCCGGGGGGGTGGGTGAACAGGATTGGTTGATTGGAGTGGGGACTCTGAACAAATTGACAGGCAATTTGCAACcacaacttttgttttcttgatttttatttccttctctCTATATCCCATTCGAGAAAACAAAGCCCGCCCACATCTCTAGTCCCTTCTCTAACCCTCCCTCTCACTGTCGGGTGGAGAAGTGGTAAAATGAGAGATGGCTCgagttttcataaataaatagtgTGTAGATTAGGAGCTCCCTTGCGGTGAAAAGACATGGACACCGATCATTTTCGAGCCCTGCTAttggtgttttgttttctctaaCATGCTGTATGGGGATTGCACTGGAAGCCTAGATGTTGGAGGGGGACAGCAAGCATGGCGAGAGATGGGTATGCTCTGAGTGCTGACTAGTTGGATTTGGCCTTTTCTCTTGAAGTGGACCTTCGCTCCGTTCTTTATGGTTCTTCATAAGGCTCAGATTCCATGTTCGTCACTGTTAGAACTGATTCATGATATGGCTCTCTCTTGGTCGAATTCTACCACTAATTAGTGCCTTTTGGAAGTGTAGTTActgttactttttaaagtgtttttcattcataaaaacatgccaataatatttttttattttttaaaaattatttttgaaatcaatacatcaaaatgatttgaaaatattaaaaacatattaattcaaagcaaaaaaaaataaaaaaatttcaaaaattttttagaaacacttttgaaaaagcACTCCCAAGCATCCTCTTAGAATGACGTGATTTTCAATTTGACGGGATGTACTTACTTcacatcatttttatatttaaagccTCGAACTTGATGGCAAAATAtttagcaataattttttttaaggataattaagttatttttaatgtgattcGAAAACATGAAAAGTATTGTTTTGACCCAATcaatatcaaaatgataaattaacatGGAGAAACACCATTTTTGCTCTCAATGACCAACTCATTATTGTAATTCACcgaaagtgaaaagaaaaaagtaaaataggcgatgaatttgaatttcatataaaaaatgtattttaatcttttatttttttttataggtgattgatttttttgttgttaaaaaaattaattttgatatcaaactttatttttcttattttttagttttttttagaagagagaaaatacaattgGATTCcagtgtaaagaaaaaatatcgcATTTGACATTTCTTCTGATCACCAGAATCACTGAAATTGATGTCAATAGATTCCATTCAGTAAAAGAATTcttatattgtttgttttgagcctcaatattatcaagaaaaacaaattcaagtcaATAACATGAAAATCTATTTCGTTTGATTTTGcgatttgagttattttttggtttattagGTTGTTAAATTGGCTTTTACATGCTCTAAGActagttttagggttttttggtttttaatggattgaaaaataggttttttgggttaaaatcttgatttttgaaaaatgggttagaaaagattgaaaaatggGAAatctacttgtttttttttaaaaaaaaattttttttattaaactatatgataacaaaaataaatgatcgTGAGATTAAGCACCAATCCAATACCGAgatgtttttttagatgataatgactttatagaaagaaaaatagaataaattatgaaactcaaatcccaatcaattcaatattaaaacatgaaattaaaaaaaaaaaagttaaactcatcaaactCGCAAATAGATCAATGGACTTTATAATGTCTAATAACATGGTTTTTTCCAAAACTAATTTcattaactatatgataaaaaaaacatagacgaTAACATAATtaggtttaattaaaaacaaaaaaaaaaccaaacaaaattgcCTCGTCAAACTCACAAATTGAGGCAATTCAAGTTACCCTAACAAACTCACAAACAAAGTCATTACTCCATAAAGCTTAataacttagttttttattttgaaactattttttatttaactaaatattaaaaaaaataaacaatcataaaaattgaTCATTAACTCGATACTGAGACATTTATTTGACACtgtaataatcttataaaaaaactaaacaaaataaaataaattataaagttcaagtctcaatcaatccaaaattaaaagataaaattaaaagaacaaacctaaaaaaaatcaattaaaaaaaattataagtgaatagaaaagattttaaaaatcaaaggaataaagtgaaagaagaagaaaaaatgacaaatctaaaaaaaaataatcctagaACTTAATCAAcaagtgatgaaattaaaaggaaaaaaaaaaccttacacaTGTAAAACATGCGTCGGGGCATGAGGACGGCTTCCCACATTTAGGCGGTGTGTGAACCTTCCTTCATGGTcagattgatgttttctttgATGTTGTTTGAATAGTCGAGGAATCCATTTTCATACAAGGCAACGCGTTTGGCAGAGCTAGGTTTGGTGTGGCTTtcataactcatttttctcctctttttttttttttctctcacttttctctcttttctaacCTTGGTTTTCATGACTGGCTTATTCATTTCTCCCCTCCTGGCTCATTGTTTTCCTAGTCTTCCATTCTAGTTCATTGACTCTCAATCTTTAGAAAAACAACAATATCTTcaattctgggtttttttttttcaatcacaaaggacaatcgtttttttttcccccttcacACGCGCACGTTCATCACCGAGTTAGCTTTCCAAGAACATGCTCAGAAACAAGGTTGCTTTGAGATTTCCAAACCGTCCAACAAGTCACCATACAATCACATGATAAAATTGTCGGATATTGAAAATCACGCCATCGTTTTACCAAAGGTTCAACGAAGGACAGTATTTGTTGGAAGGGTAATGAAAATGTAACATCTAATAATTATCTCATGTCTGCTATTACTGGTCCACAATTAACCACGCAATTCGCCTGCATTATGGTTAGGATCATTTTAGTgtatttaacatgttttttaataaaaaaacatttaactataaacttaaaatatgatgtatattaaatatatttttaatattaatacggttatatattaaataatatttatttttaagttatattgGATCAATCTGGGTTAATCTGTCAGATTTGTTACTTAAATTATAAGATAATGATAaacttatagaaagtaaatcaaaataaattattaatgttaaatcttGATTATCCAAATAATaaagaacacaattaaaaaatatatattatattaaaaaaaacaacaaaaaaactacaTGAGTTAACTAAGACTAACATACAAAACCAACGACTTAGATTATAAGATcgagataacttcataaaacacaaataataataataataaatatgaacccaaatttccaacaaatctattattaaaagataaaataaaaaaataattaataaaaggattaaaaaacacttaagtCAACTTGAATTAACCTGTTAAATCTATGAAATAGACATGAgaccaaaattattttataaaaaaataaaaaaaaattataaagctctaTTTTCCACAAACCTTATGTTAaaagttggtaaaaaaaaaaaaaactaaattcatgaaattaaaataatttcataaaaaaaaaattgaaaaaatattatgaaacttACTTCTTAACCAAACTAAcattgaatgaaataaaatatattcaaataaatgttataaaaaacaaataccgtTTGTGAGCAGTTGTCTCTTctctttttacattttttttagttgttaatattaatattaattaatgttaGTAATAAACCTCTTTTTAATATATCCTGCAGACAAAATCTGGCAGGCATCCTGCGGTTTCTTTTGAAGATAAGATAAATGTCCCCAGCACAATAGTGTTACCGTACGTAATGGCACATCGACACTAGAATTCCCAAATGTTCCGTTTTGATTTAATTGGATTGTGATGATCAATGATTTAAGCATATATTATACCCATACGAAGTGCAGTGCTCGAGCTCCAAGATTGACAAGCTCATGAAATTACCCGAAAACAATATTATGGGTGTTAACAGACCGATCGGTTTCAGATGTCAAGAAGAAAGCGGTTTTGTTTCACTGCACTTCGGAAAATAATTTGGTCGGTGAAAGAAGCTACTGGTGGTCAGCTCAGCGGAGAAGTACGAGTCCACTCGGATCCAATGGTTTTACATGTGGATGAGCAATTCAACAGGCAATTCCTATTTCGTGCATAAAATCTGATACAAGAATTCTTTGGTCAATTCCATTTACAGACGGGGACCCTCTCatgttcccttttttttttttggtcagaGATTTATAGATCAAAGATTGGTCTCCTTTAATTGATCAAGAAACCAAACTATCAAGGGGGCTTCCCTTGCTTCGAGACGGGCAGCTCAGTTGCTTTTTTCACTTTTAGCGCAAATGAAGGAGGAATGTTGGAGACCTGAAGCCAACGCAGGGGCGTGGAAGACAGTGGAATGGCACTCAAATTCACCAAAACTTTGGAGATGGAGGGTGTCCAGTGATGACTTTTGGCATCTCCTTAAAGAAAAGATTGCAGCTGAAGTTGTATTTTTAGAGGATAAGTATAACATCAGCCAAGTTGGTGCAGCACATGGCACATGGCACGTGGGGTCGTGGTTCGTCGTATTTGTTTGCAGGGCACCTGCCCTTGCCAATGCCATGGTGCTCTATATTCTCTAT
This is a stretch of genomic DNA from Populus alba chromosome 11, ASM523922v2, whole genome shotgun sequence. It encodes these proteins:
- the LOC118031628 gene encoding cryptochrome-1 isoform X2; the encoded protein is MSGGGCSIVWFRRDLRVEDNPALAAGVRAGAVVAVFVWAPEEEGHYYPGRVSRWWLKQSLAHLDSSLRSLGTSLVTKRSTDSVSTLLEVIKSTGATQLFFNHLYDPLSLVRDHQAKEVLTAQGIAVRSFNADLLYEPWDVNDAQGRPFTTFATFWDRCLSMPFDPEAPLLPPKRIISGDASRCPSEMLVFEDESEKGSNALLARAWSPGWSNADRALTTFINGPLIEYSKNRRKADSATTSFLSPHLHFGEVSVRKVFHLVRIKQVLWANEGNKAGEESVNLFLKSIGLREYSRYLSFNHPYSHERPLLGHLKFFPWVVDEGYFKAWRQGRTGYPLVDAGMRELWATGWLHDRIRVVVASFFVKVLQLPWRWGMKYFWDTLLDADLESDALGWQYITGTLPDGREFDRIDNPQFEGYKFDPNGEYARRWLPELARLPTEWIHHPWNAPGSVLQAAGIELGSNYPLPIVGIDAAKVRLEEALSEMWQQEAASRAAIENGTEEGLGDSSESVPIAFPQDITMEENHEPVRNNPPATNRRYEDQMVPSMTSSFLRIEDEETSSDVRNSTGDGRAEVPRDVNVNQQPRRDTLSQGFVQSAHNDNSLPPFNVLRGLANVEDSTAESSSSSRRERDGGIVPVWSPPTPSYSEQFVGDENGIGATSSYLPRHPQSHQILNWRRLPQTG